One sulfur-oxidizing endosymbiont of Gigantopelta aegis DNA segment encodes these proteins:
- the lptB gene encoding LPS export ABC transporter ATP-binding protein produces the protein MSSHLLELRAENLNKTFKSRKVVNDVSFSVQKGEVVGLLGPNGAGKTTSFYMVVGLIKADSGQITCNGQDMTRLPIHKRAQQGIGYLPQEASVFRKLSVEDNIMAILQTRKDLNRTDRKDRLEQLLEELSITHIRKSEGISLSGGERRRVEIARTLSMEPDFILLDEPFAGVDPISVSDIQGIILHLTERNIGVLITDHNVRETLSVCRRAYIMNDGSVIAKGSPERLLNNERVREVYLGDNFKI, from the coding sequence ATGTCCAGTCACCTATTAGAACTACGTGCAGAAAATCTCAATAAAACCTTTAAATCACGAAAAGTCGTCAACGATGTTTCCTTCTCCGTACAAAAAGGGGAAGTCGTCGGCCTACTAGGTCCTAACGGCGCTGGCAAAACCACCAGTTTTTACATGGTCGTTGGACTCATAAAAGCCGATAGCGGCCAGATTACCTGCAATGGCCAGGACATGACACGTCTACCTATCCATAAACGAGCCCAACAAGGCATCGGTTATCTCCCTCAGGAAGCTTCTGTCTTTAGAAAGCTGAGTGTCGAAGATAATATTATGGCTATTTTGCAGACTCGCAAAGATCTCAATCGCACCGATAGAAAAGATCGCCTTGAACAATTGCTCGAAGAGTTAAGCATTACCCATATCCGTAAGTCCGAAGGCATCAGTCTTTCCGGTGGTGAACGTCGCCGGGTTGAAATAGCCCGCACCCTCTCCATGGAACCTGATTTTATTTTACTGGATGAACCGTTTGCCGGGGTTGATCCTATTTCTGTCAGTGATATCCAGGGAATTATTTTACACCTGACGGAAAGAAATATCGGTGTGCTTATTACCGATCATAATGTTAGAGAAACCCTCAGTGTTTGTCGCCGAGCCTATATCATGAACGATGGCAGTGTCATCGCAAAAGGTTCACCTGAACGTTTGCTAAACAATGAGCGCGTGCGAGAAGTTTACCTCGGTGATAACTTTAAAATTTAG
- a CDS encoding PTS sugar transporter subunit IIA — protein sequence MKFSNLIKIDQIQLNNPSSSKKKALEAISQIIADNYPEYKINNVFETLVERERLGSTGIGHGVALPHGRLAECTDTIGVFISLKNGIDYDAIDKQPVTLLFALLIPDHSTEEHLQILAKLAEFFRQEKNRKKLSNATSPETVYNLIINL from the coding sequence ATGAAATTTAGCAATCTTATCAAAATTGATCAGATTCAACTGAACAACCCGTCCAGTAGTAAAAAAAAGGCACTTGAAGCCATCAGCCAAATTATCGCTGATAACTACCCTGAATATAAAATTAACAACGTATTTGAAACCTTGGTCGAACGTGAGCGCTTAGGCAGTACCGGCATTGGTCATGGTGTCGCACTCCCCCATGGACGACTGGCAGAATGTACTGATACTATCGGAGTGTTTATTAGTCTAAAAAACGGCATTGATTATGATGCCATTGACAAACAACCCGTCACCCTACTCTTTGCTCTCCTTATCCCCGATCATTCCACCGAAGAACATTTACAGATACTCGCCAAACTTGCCGAATTTTTTCGTCAGGAAAAAAACCGGAAAAAATTGAGCAATGCCACCTCGCCAGAAACTGTTTATAATTTAATCATTAATCTTTAG
- a CDS encoding HPr family phosphocarrier protein, whose product MIERTLTITNKLGLHARAAAKLVTLASSFKSNIELKTSTKSANGKSIMSVMMLAASKGIEVTLVINGNDEKEAVAALELLIKHRFDEE is encoded by the coding sequence ATGATTGAGCGCACACTGACCATTACCAACAAACTAGGCCTGCATGCTCGCGCTGCAGCCAAACTAGTGACCCTTGCCAGTAGTTTTAAATCCAATATCGAACTCAAAACAAGCACTAAATCTGCCAATGGCAAAAGTATTATGAGTGTCATGATGCTGGCTGCCAGCAAGGGAATAGAAGTCACTCTCGTCATCAATGGCAATGATGAAAAAGAAGCCGTTGCGGCATTAGAACTCTTAATCAAGCATCGCTTTGATGAAGAATAG
- the hpf gene encoding ribosome hibernation-promoting factor, HPF/YfiA family — MQVDITGHHIDITDSLRDYVNQKMERVERHFDIVNNSHVILSVEKQRQKAEATLMVKGNKVFAEAVEEDMYSAIDSLIDKLDRQVKKHKEKMTDHHRGEVSLKTHEL, encoded by the coding sequence ATGCAAGTAGATATAACCGGACATCATATCGACATCACTGATTCACTACGTGATTATGTTAATCAGAAAATGGAACGCGTTGAGCGCCATTTTGATATTGTCAATAATAGTCATGTTATTTTAAGTGTTGAAAAGCAACGTCAGAAAGCGGAAGCAACCCTGATGGTAAAAGGCAACAAAGTATTCGCTGAAGCCGTTGAAGAAGACATGTATTCAGCTATTGACAGTCTCATTGATAAACTGGATCGTCAAGTGAAAAAACATAAAGAAAAAATGACTGATCACCACCGTGGTGAAGTCAGTTTGAAAACCCACGAACTTTAA
- the mgtE gene encoding magnesium transporter: MPLAQEQQLQEQQLQEQLAPVYVAIDKGQESSVQTLVNSLHPAEIAFLIESLPDEEQRARIWALVAIELKGETLTHLNDYIRLQFIESMPTNELVVTTRTMDHDDMADLLPDMPDVVSRVLLQSMETQHRERLESVLSYAEDSAGGLMNTDTISIRTDISLETVMRYLRFLGQIPDTTDNLIVVNKAGFYQGVLYLSDLLTSDPELSVASVMNTKLRGINASTEQTEVAALFERRDLITAPVVDDLGYLLGRITIDDIVDVIRDEGEHTFMSQAGLSEEDDMFAPVFSSSKRRALWLGVNLLTALLASSVIGMFQVTIEKVVALAVLMPIVASMGGVAGSQTLTLVIRGMALGQLSSKNYQSLMIKELSVSLINGILWALVLAIISGFWFSSQTLAIVIGFAVVINLVVAAFSGVVIPLLLDKAGADPALAGGVFLTTVTDVVGFFAFLGLASIMLV, translated from the coding sequence ATGCCACTGGCCCAGGAACAACAATTACAAGAGCAACAACTGCAAGAACAACTTGCCCCTGTCTATGTTGCGATTGATAAAGGCCAGGAATCCAGTGTACAGACACTGGTCAACTCTTTACACCCTGCAGAAATTGCCTTTTTAATCGAATCACTACCTGATGAAGAACAACGCGCCCGCATCTGGGCACTAGTTGCCATCGAACTTAAGGGTGAAACCCTCACCCATCTGAACGACTATATCCGTCTACAATTCATCGAATCCATGCCAACCAATGAACTGGTTGTGACCACCCGTACCATGGATCACGATGACATGGCCGACTTATTACCCGACATGCCTGATGTGGTCAGTCGGGTACTTTTGCAATCTATGGAAACCCAACATAGGGAACGTTTAGAATCCGTACTATCCTATGCTGAAGACAGTGCCGGTGGCTTAATGAACACCGATACTATTTCAATCCGCACAGATATTAGCCTTGAAACCGTGATGCGCTATCTGCGTTTTTTAGGCCAAATACCCGACACCACTGATAATCTTATCGTGGTCAATAAGGCCGGATTTTATCAGGGCGTTTTATACCTATCCGACTTATTAACCAGTGATCCCGAATTATCTGTTGCCAGTGTCATGAATACTAAGCTACGCGGCATTAATGCCAGTACCGAGCAAACAGAAGTCGCCGCCTTATTTGAACGTCGTGACTTAATCACTGCGCCCGTTGTCGATGACCTAGGCTATCTGCTGGGACGCATTACCATTGATGATATTGTTGATGTCATCCGTGATGAAGGTGAGCACACTTTTATGAGTCAGGCAGGCTTAAGTGAAGAAGACGATATGTTCGCGCCGGTATTCAGCAGCAGCAAGCGCCGCGCACTTTGGTTGGGGGTGAATTTATTAACCGCCTTGCTCGCATCCAGCGTTATTGGCATGTTTCAAGTTACCATAGAAAAAGTCGTTGCCTTAGCGGTATTAATGCCTATCGTCGCCAGCATGGGCGGTGTCGCAGGCAGTCAAACACTCACATTGGTGATACGTGGCATGGCCTTAGGGCAACTCAGTAGCAAAAATTATCAAAGTCTGATGATCAAAGAATTATCCGTCAGTCTTATCAATGGCATACTCTGGGCATTAGTTTTGGCCATTATTTCCGGTTTCTGGTTTTCCAGTCAAACACTGGCTATCGTTATCGGTTTCGCAGTAGTAATCAACCTAGTGGTCGCGGCTTTTTCCGGTGTTGTTATTCCCTTATTACTCGATAAAGCCGGTGCAGATCCAGCCTTAGCAGGCGGTGTTTTTCTCACCACCGTCACCGATGTCGTCGGCTTTTTTGCCTTTCTTGGTCTTGCCAGCATTATGCTTGTTTAA
- a CDS encoding calcium/sodium antiporter — protein MEMLLSSLAILSGFLLLIWSADRFVMGASGIALNFGVSPLIIGLTIVGFGTSAPEMIVSGVAAYQGTPNLAVGNALGSNITNIALVLGITALVTPLMVDSKILKREYPIMFMIMLIALGLLWDGELSHSDGYILIIGMFVLMGFITWMGLREKNRTHTPNNAQDPLDTEFSEEIPRDMPTRMAFLWLFIGLIVLLISSRLLIWGAVNIAHTFGVSDLVIGLTIVAIGTSLPELAASITSALKGEHEIAIGNIIGSNMFNLLGVLGIPGIMTGAILDPSVLTRDYPVMIGLSVLFFVFAYGFKGKGGINRLEGALLLLCYTAYMIVIYQQST, from the coding sequence ATGGAGATGTTATTAAGTAGTCTTGCCATTCTAAGCGGTTTTCTCTTGCTGATTTGGAGTGCTGATCGATTTGTTATGGGTGCATCCGGCATTGCTCTCAATTTTGGCGTTTCCCCGCTCATCATCGGCCTGACCATTGTTGGCTTTGGCACTTCTGCGCCAGAAATGATAGTTTCTGGTGTTGCCGCCTATCAGGGAACGCCCAATTTAGCTGTGGGTAATGCTCTGGGCTCTAATATCACCAATATTGCCCTGGTTTTAGGTATTACCGCCTTAGTTACTCCCCTTATGGTCGATTCCAAAATCCTCAAGCGTGAATATCCTATTATGTTCATGATCATGCTAATCGCTCTAGGCTTGTTATGGGATGGTGAATTAAGCCATAGCGATGGCTATATTCTCATTATCGGTATGTTTGTCCTAATGGGTTTCATCACTTGGATGGGACTGCGCGAAAAAAATCGTACCCATACCCCCAATAATGCACAAGATCCTCTGGATACCGAATTCAGTGAAGAAATTCCCCGGGACATGCCAACCCGCATGGCTTTTTTATGGTTATTCATTGGTCTTATCGTGCTTTTAATCAGTTCACGCCTATTGATTTGGGGCGCAGTAAATATCGCCCACACCTTTGGTGTCAGCGATTTAGTGATCGGTTTAACCATTGTTGCTATTGGCACCAGTTTGCCAGAATTAGCAGCCTCCATCACCAGCGCACTCAAAGGCGAACATGAAATAGCCATTGGCAATATTATCGGCTCAAATATGTTCAATTTACTGGGTGTGCTCGGCATCCCCGGTATCATGACCGGCGCTATCCTTGATCCCAGTGTACTCACGCGTGATTATCCTGTTATGATAGGACTATCTGTTTTATTCTTTGTATTTGCTTATGGTTTTAAGGGTAAGGGAGGCATCAATCGTCTGGAAGGTGCTCTGTTACTGCTTTGCTATACTGCTTATATGATTGTTATCTATCAACAAAGCACCTAA
- the lptC gene encoding LPS export ABC transporter periplasmic protein LptC: MDKKLFTLLLSIPAASIAITWFVYNNATIDQSQIIFPQQNIQKKVADTFFNGAEILNFSVTGIPKSKIIGEQIFHYPDEEDSEIVQPRITLFRTQGLPVKIQADHGWINKDGTRVFLKGHTVIRREKSLSNQFSQLESPELTIWPNKDYAETDKAVKITTDSTIATGVGMKAYMDKERYYLLNNVKGRHIPAKAPTE, encoded by the coding sequence ATGGATAAAAAACTCTTTACATTATTGCTGAGCATTCCGGCAGCATCAATAGCCATCACTTGGTTTGTTTATAACAACGCCACCATTGATCAGTCACAAATTATTTTTCCGCAGCAGAACATACAAAAAAAAGTCGCTGATACTTTTTTTAATGGTGCTGAAATTCTTAATTTCAGTGTGACAGGCATTCCAAAAAGCAAAATCATCGGTGAGCAAATTTTCCACTATCCCGATGAAGAAGATTCAGAAATTGTCCAGCCCAGAATCACTCTTTTTCGTACTCAGGGCCTACCGGTTAAAATTCAGGCCGATCATGGCTGGATAAACAAGGATGGAACTCGCGTCTTTCTCAAGGGTCATACAGTCATTAGGCGAGAAAAGTCACTGAGCAATCAATTTTCTCAATTAGAAAGTCCCGAACTCACCATCTGGCCCAATAAAGACTATGCTGAAACCGATAAAGCTGTCAAAATCACTACTGACTCAACCATTGCCACCGGTGTGGGAATGAAAGCCTATATGGATAAAGAGCGTTATTATTTATTAAACAATGTCAAAGGCCGCCATATTCCGGCCAAGGCCCCAACGGAATAG
- a CDS encoding MlaA family lipoprotein, with amino-acid sequence MTHLILTIRRLSLFLTIAIALFSLGCATTTPDGDVNDPIESANRSIYNFNEGFDKAILKPVAKGYQKLPGPVQTGTHNFFSNLNDVVVVFNDVLQLKVEQFSSDALRLSVNTVFGVFGLIDMGTPMGLPKHEESFADTLGYWGVASGPYIVLPILGPSSLRDAPSLVVDFFMHPLSLVSPTSATVALASTQAVDARADLLKTTDFRDQLALDPYIFTRESYYQWRQNRVYDGEPPKVIIEDFEE; translated from the coding sequence ATGACACATTTAATATTAACAATTCGCCGTCTTTCACTATTCCTAACGATAGCGATAGCCCTTTTTAGCTTAGGATGTGCCACCACCACGCCCGATGGTGACGTTAATGATCCCATTGAATCCGCTAACCGCAGTATTTATAATTTTAATGAAGGCTTTGATAAGGCGATCCTCAAACCTGTTGCCAAAGGTTATCAAAAATTACCCGGTCCCGTGCAAACCGGCACGCATAATTTTTTCAGCAATTTAAATGATGTCGTCGTCGTCTTCAATGACGTGCTGCAGCTTAAAGTAGAACAGTTCTCTTCTGATGCACTACGCCTTTCAGTCAATACCGTATTTGGTGTCTTTGGTCTCATCGATATGGGTACTCCTATGGGCTTGCCAAAACATGAAGAAAGCTTTGCTGATACCCTGGGCTATTGGGGCGTTGCTTCTGGCCCATACATTGTCTTGCCCATCTTAGGACCCAGTAGCTTACGTGATGCGCCATCGCTTGTCGTCGATTTCTTTATGCACCCGCTGAGCTTAGTTTCACCCACTTCAGCAACTGTTGCACTGGCCTCTACCCAGGCAGTCGATGCCCGGGCAGATTTACTGAAAACCACCGACTTTCGTGACCAATTGGCACTTGATCCTTACATCTTTACCCGCGAGTCCTATTATCAATGGCGTCAAAACAGAGTTTATGACGGTGAGCCACCCAAGGTCATTATTGAAGACTTTGAAGAATAA
- the kdsC gene encoding 3-deoxy-manno-octulosonate-8-phosphatase KdsC codes for MQQITAKASVIKLLICDVDGVMTDGRLFFGDNGLEYKAFHARDGLGIMMLQRSGIPLAVITARTSEVVAHRMKNLNIELVFQGQLDKVQAFEQLCQQLALAPEEVAYVGDDLVDLPVMRRVGLAIAVADAHDRVKQQADWTTQHIGGQGAVRDVCELLMQAQGTMEAQFSRYLQD; via the coding sequence ATGCAGCAAATCACTGCCAAAGCCAGTGTCATTAAATTACTGATCTGCGATGTTGACGGTGTCATGACCGATGGCCGCCTTTTTTTCGGCGATAACGGCCTGGAATATAAAGCCTTTCATGCCCGTGATGGTCTAGGCATCATGATGTTACAACGCTCAGGCATCCCGCTGGCCGTTATTACCGCTCGAACCTCTGAAGTTGTTGCTCATCGCATGAAAAACCTCAATATTGAACTGGTTTTTCAAGGCCAACTCGATAAAGTTCAAGCCTTTGAGCAATTATGCCAACAATTAGCCTTAGCACCTGAAGAAGTGGCCTATGTCGGTGATGATTTAGTTGATCTGCCCGTAATGCGCAGAGTCGGGTTAGCTATTGCTGTGGCAGACGCCCATGATCGCGTCAAACAACAGGCCGATTGGACAACACAACATATAGGTGGCCAGGGTGCAGTTAGAGATGTCTGCGAATTATTAATGCAAGCACAGGGCACGATGGAAGCACAATTTTCTCGTTACCTTCAAGATTAG
- the lptA gene encoding lipopolysaccharide transport periplasmic protein LptA translates to MKSRKFSPIFSSTINDSLLPTLLLLLVGLLLAPANLLALSSDRDQPINLEADAADIDDLKGVSVYTGNVILTQGSMVIKSSKLTLYNDKNKELEKAVAEGTAKKLATFKQRPEGKDKDFRARSKTMVYYLKKDKIHLLKNAFVWQAGDTFSGDKIIYNTKKETVVASSVKNKNGKTATSGSRVRVTIQPKSNNK, encoded by the coding sequence ATGAAATCCAGAAAATTTAGCCCTATTTTTAGCAGCACTATTAACGACTCATTGCTGCCAACGCTCTTATTACTCCTAGTGGGCTTACTGCTTGCTCCGGCTAATTTACTTGCACTATCCTCCGATCGCGATCAACCGATTAACTTAGAAGCTGATGCCGCCGACATTGATGATTTAAAAGGAGTCAGTGTTTATACCGGCAATGTGATTCTCACTCAGGGCAGCATGGTGATAAAATCCAGCAAACTCACTTTATATAATGACAAAAATAAAGAACTGGAAAAAGCCGTTGCCGAAGGCACAGCAAAAAAACTTGCGACCTTCAAACAACGCCCTGAAGGCAAAGACAAAGATTTTCGTGCACGCTCAAAAACAATGGTTTACTATCTGAAAAAAGACAAAATTCATCTACTCAAAAATGCCTTTGTATGGCAGGCGGGCGACACTTTTAGCGGCGACAAAATAATTTATAACACCAAAAAAGAAACCGTCGTGGCCTCCAGTGTCAAAAATAAAAATGGCAAAACAGCCACTTCCGGCAGTCGAGTACGTGTCACTATTCAGCCTAAAAGTAATAACAAATAA
- a CDS encoding IS66 family transposase, which translates to MNQALKRLARNKTELLLVLERPDIPLHNNLSENDIREYVIKRKISGSTRSKDGQLCRDTFVSLKKTCLKQGISFWDFINDRISKRNLIPYLPELLKGKVCAV; encoded by the coding sequence TTGAATCAGGCACTGAAACGATTGGCAAGAAATAAAACAGAATTACTGCTGGTATTGGAACGGCCTGATATTCCTCTTCATAATAATTTGAGTGAAAATGATATTCGAGAATATGTTATTAAGCGTAAAATTAGTGGTAGTACACGCTCAAAGGATGGGCAACTTTGCAGAGATACCTTTGTCAGTTTAAAGAAAACTTGTTTGAAACAAGGAATTTCATTCTGGGATTTTATTAATGACCGGATCAGCAAGAGAAATTTGATCCCATATCTGCCTGAGTTGCTGAAAGGTAAAGTTTGTGCTGTTTAA
- a CDS encoding RNA polymerase factor sigma-54, whose protein sequence is MKQSLQLRLGQQLTMTPQLQQAIKLLQLSSLDLQQEIQEALDSNVMLEVDEANDTQSDNNESNNSNTSLEEHSKVSADNDTQTSNDDLATELSANSIDFENTQNEIPSELATDSSWDDVYDTSSSFTAGQTATSSWSGDDSNLFENNGKTEDSLQEHLIWQMEMAHFSDTDQSIAEAIIDAIDDSGYLTQSLEELLQAFEPEDEIEVEEIEAVLHRIQSFDPPGVGARDLQENLLLQLRGLDSDVQWLNEAKILVSRHLKLLASRDFATLKRRMKLDEGKLAQVITLIKSLSPRPGSHISDDRPHYVTPDVYVKKINGVWTCELNAETAPNIKINEQYLNLVKGAKKDSDMSSIKDHLQEARWFIKSLQSRNDTLLKVSRSILNFQQDFFEYGEEHMRALVLADVAEVVEMHESTISRVTTQKYMHTPKGIFELKYFFSSHVSTASGGEASATAIRAIIKKFIAAENGRKPLSDNKISVMLAEQNYNVARRTVAKYRESMSIPPSNERKSII, encoded by the coding sequence ATGAAACAATCGCTTCAACTCCGCTTAGGCCAGCAACTGACAATGACTCCCCAGTTGCAACAGGCAATCAAACTGTTACAACTATCCAGCTTAGATCTCCAACAGGAGATACAAGAAGCACTGGATAGCAATGTCATGCTTGAAGTCGATGAAGCCAACGACACACAATCCGATAATAACGAATCTAACAACAGTAACACTTCACTTGAAGAACACAGCAAAGTAAGTGCTGACAATGATACCCAAACTTCCAACGATGATTTAGCCACCGAACTCAGTGCCAATAGCATTGACTTTGAAAACACCCAAAATGAAATTCCCAGCGAACTCGCAACCGATTCAAGTTGGGATGATGTTTACGATACCAGTAGTAGCTTTACCGCAGGCCAAACAGCCACCAGTTCATGGAGTGGCGATGATAGCAACCTCTTTGAAAACAATGGTAAAACTGAAGACAGCCTACAAGAACATCTTATCTGGCAGATGGAAATGGCACACTTTAGTGATACCGATCAAAGTATTGCAGAAGCCATTATCGATGCTATTGATGACAGCGGCTACCTCACCCAAAGCTTAGAAGAGTTACTACAGGCCTTCGAACCTGAGGATGAAATTGAAGTTGAAGAAATTGAAGCCGTACTGCATCGCATTCAAAGCTTTGATCCTCCCGGTGTTGGGGCACGCGATCTACAGGAAAACCTATTACTGCAATTGCGGGGATTAGATAGCGATGTCCAATGGCTGAATGAAGCCAAAATTCTAGTATCTCGACATTTAAAATTATTAGCCAGCCGTGACTTTGCGACTTTAAAAAGACGCATGAAGTTAGACGAAGGTAAATTAGCCCAGGTCATTACCCTAATCAAAAGCCTGAGTCCCAGACCCGGCAGTCATATTTCTGACGATAGACCCCATTATGTGACACCCGATGTCTATGTAAAAAAAATAAATGGTGTATGGACTTGTGAACTAAACGCCGAAACTGCACCTAATATAAAGATCAATGAACAATATTTAAACCTAGTTAAAGGCGCTAAAAAAGACAGTGACATGAGTTCCATTAAAGATCACTTACAGGAAGCTCGCTGGTTTATAAAAAGTTTACAAAGCCGTAATGATACCTTATTAAAAGTATCTCGGAGCATTTTAAACTTTCAACAGGACTTCTTTGAATACGGTGAAGAACACATGCGAGCCTTAGTGTTAGCTGATGTCGCAGAAGTGGTGGAGATGCACGAGTCGACCATTTCTCGCGTCACCACACAAAAATACATGCACACGCCCAAGGGTATTTTTGAACTAAAATATTTTTTCTCCAGCCATGTCAGCACAGCAAGTGGTGGCGAAGCGTCAGCCACAGCGATACGGGCCATTATTAAAAAATTCATTGCTGCAGAAAATGGTCGCAAGCCTTTGAGTGATAATAAAATATCAGTCATGTTGGCAGAACAGAACTACAACGTGGCACGAAGGACAGTCGCAAAATACCGCGAATCAATGTCCATACCGCCGTCTAATGAAAGAAAGAGTATTATTTGA
- the rapZ gene encoding RNase adapter RapZ, whose translation MKLQIVSGLSGSGKTIALQVLEDLDYYCIDNLPLELLSELVKKSLKNWHYLDKVAIGIDARTLGDNFSEFSQIIQQIKDDGIDCHVLFLHAQTSILLKRFSETRRKHPLTNELTSLEEAIDRERLILSMIRDESNQQIDTSTCNVHQLRDKIKLLDTLNSQAIMALQFLSFGFKHGLPDDMDMMFDMRCLPNPHWEPSLRPLTGKNQPVIDFLDQQESCNEMFNDIQQYVEKWLSCFEDNNRNYLTIAIGCTGGQHRSVYMVERLTQHFKQHRESVIARHKELV comes from the coding sequence ATGAAACTACAAATCGTCAGTGGCCTATCCGGTTCAGGAAAAACCATTGCCCTGCAAGTGCTGGAAGATTTGGACTACTATTGTATTGATAATTTACCCTTAGAATTACTCTCTGAGTTGGTGAAAAAAAGCCTAAAAAACTGGCATTATCTCGATAAAGTCGCCATTGGTATCGATGCTCGTACTCTGGGTGATAATTTTTCTGAATTTTCCCAAATTATCCAACAAATAAAAGATGATGGCATCGACTGCCATGTGCTATTTCTCCATGCGCAAACCAGTATTTTGCTCAAACGTTTCAGTGAAACTCGCAGAAAACACCCCCTGACCAATGAACTCACCTCACTGGAAGAAGCAATCGATCGAGAACGCCTTATTCTCAGCATGATCCGTGACGAGTCCAATCAACAAATCGACACCTCGACTTGCAATGTCCATCAATTGCGAGACAAAATAAAACTCTTGGATACCTTAAATAGTCAGGCCATTATGGCGCTACAATTTCTATCCTTTGGCTTCAAACACGGCCTGCCCGATGATATGGACATGATGTTTGATATGCGTTGCTTACCCAACCCCCATTGGGAGCCCTCACTACGCCCCTTAACCGGAAAAAACCAGCCCGTGATAGACTTCCTTGATCAGCAAGAAAGTTGTAATGAAATGTTTAATGACATACAGCAATATGTTGAAAAATGGCTCAGTTGTTTTGAAGACAATAATCGTAACTACCTGACCATTGCCATTGGCTGCACTGGCGGACAACATCGCTCTGTTTACATGGTGGAACGACTCACACAACATTTTAAACAGCACCGCGAATCAGTCATTGCCCGGCATAAAGAATTAGTCTAA
- a CDS encoding PTS sugar transporter subunit IIA yields MSVTLLLITHDNIGSSILSTATNMMGVSPIVCHNLKITSQMDIEQGYELARAFCHTLGDNDELLIVTDIYGSTPSNIAAKLTEKRAPNKCLIVTGINLPMLVRIMNYAHLSLHDLAEKACSSASDSIFIVNQTTDSVAK; encoded by the coding sequence ATGAGTGTCACGCTGCTACTCATCACTCACGACAACATAGGCAGTAGTATTCTCAGTACTGCAACCAATATGATGGGCGTTTCTCCCATTGTTTGCCACAACCTAAAAATCACCTCGCAAATGGATATAGAGCAAGGCTATGAATTAGCTCGCGCATTTTGCCACACATTGGGTGACAACGACGAGTTGCTCATTGTGACTGATATTTACGGCTCAACCCCCAGCAATATCGCCGCCAAACTGACCGAAAAAAGAGCCCCTAACAAATGCCTAATCGTCACCGGCATTAACCTGCCGATGTTAGTTCGAATTATGAACTATGCACACCTGAGCTTGCATGACCTGGCAGAAAAAGCTTGTTCCAGTGCCAGTGATAGTATTTTCATTGTTAATCAAACGACTGATTCTGTAGCAAAATGA